Below is a genomic region from Isosphaeraceae bacterium EP7.
CAGTCAAAGTCAGGGTCGCCACGGTCAGGCGGCCCCACCTGGTTGCGCAGAGGACGGCCAGCCCCGGCAGGGCCAGCAATGCTAGCAAGGGCTGGGTTTCGACGATGAGGCGAGATCCCCAGCAATAGCCGCCGTACCAGATGCGCCAGGCCGCGATCAGCAGCAGGTGCGCCACGACGATCAGGCCGCAGAGGAGCATGAAGCCGCGAGGGCCGGTCGTGATGCCCAGGGATCGGGCCGAGTGGAGGCAGGCGGGGACCAGGGTGAGCAGGGCCAGGATTGCCCAGGGTTGATAGATCAGAAGGCCTCGGCCGGGGCTCGCCAGCAGGCCCATCAGCGGCCATCCGATGTGCGTGGTCCAGCTTGAGCCGCCCATTTGCGAGGTCGACGGGCCCAGCGGGCTGCCGTAGATGGAGAGATACCAGGCCGCCCAGGGGGCGTAGACCAAAGCGGCGAGGCCCACCACGGCCAGGGCTCGCCTCGGCGATTTCCAGAGCATCCAGAGGCCGAACGGGATCAGGAAGCTCGCCGCCGTGAGCCGGAAGGAGGGGAGCAGGCCGCACGCGACGCCTTGGGTCACGATTCCAACGCGACCGGGCCCCCCTTCGCGGGAGACTTCGGCCAGCAGCACCGCCATCATCGCTAGGATGATCCCGCCGTGCTGCCAGGCGCCTCGCGCCACCGTCGAGAACATCCCCGAGCCGAGGCCCAGGATCAGGGTCGCCAGCAAGGCCAGGGGCGCCGGGGCCAGCCTCGCGGCGATGAGGAAGAAGAGGCCAAGGGCGGTCGCCTCGACCAGCGTCGCGACGATCTTCTCCAGCCGAGCCTGCACCGGGACGGCGAAGAGGTCGGCACCCGCCAGACGGGCCAGGCCAACGACGGGAGTCGCCAGCAAGACCATCCCGGCCGGGTAGGCCGAGTAGACCCGACCATGGCGCCGCGTGAGGTCATACGCCAGGTGCGGACCTCGCCCGAACAGGTTGTCGGGCCGTCCCGGGCGATCGAACTCGTCGAGGTCCCAGTTGCCCTGGGTGACGAGGCTCACGGCGGTCGGGATCACCGGCCGGGTGTCGCCGGAACCCTCGAAGTCGTTGTTCGACAGGTCGAGCAAGATCGCCGGCAAGGTGACGAAGAGCAGGGCCGCCCGCCAGGGAGGGACGCCCCCGCATTCATTGAACTCGGCCAGCGAACCCCACCACGCCCGGACGACGCCCGAGATGCGTGCCCGATAGCCGGCCGAGGCCAACATGAGCACCGCCGGCGCAATCAGCCCGATCCAGGGGGCCGAGGCATAGTTGCCCTTGGCTCGCAGGCAGAGCAGGGCGGCGAAAACGCCAATGCCGGCGACGACGAGGTCGACGGCCATCCTCAGAATCCGCCGCGGGTGCGGGCGACCGGCCCGGGTTGTCCTCGGCTCGAACTCGACGTCCGGGGGCATCGCGGGCTCCTCCGCCCGGTGTCAGGCAACCCGTTTCTTGGAGTCGATCAGGCCGACGATCTGGGCCACGCTGTCGAGGTTCTCCACCCCGGCCTCGTGGGCCTCGACGACCACGTCGAACCGTTCTTCGAGGAACACGACCAGCTTCAACGTGCTGATCGAGTCGAGAATCCCGCCGGTGATCAGCGGGGTCTCATCGGTCAGCTCGGAGGGGTCTTCGCCGGGCAGGAACGTCTTGAGGATGTAGTCGTGGACGACGTTGCGGGTCTCGGTCATCGAAGGCTCCAAGGTTGGGGGGGAGATGAGAATGAAGCGAACAATGGTCGGTGGACGCTGATCCAGATCGTCTGGTTGCCGTTCAGGCGCACTCGGCGCCAAGGCCCGCCGCCATCAGGAGGGCATCGCGCGCGGGGTCTCGACGGATGATGGCCGCAGAGCCACGGCGGACGTCCAGCGGGCGGTCGAAGGCCTCGTGCAGCACCCGTCCTTCCATCACCGTGGGGACGCGCTCGCCGAGCATGGAGAGCAGGGTGGGCGCCACGTCGTGGAGGTCGGCCGAGAGCTGCGTCCCCTTGCGGACGCCGGGGGCGTCGATCGCGATGACTCCTTCGCGGTAATGGGTCGCCGGCAGCCTGGGATCGGGCCGCATCAGGTCGCCGCGAACGCTCCACTTCGCCTGTGCCTGGTAGCCGTCGGCCGAGAGCGCCAGCACGTCGGGCAGCCCGTCGGCGGCGGGGTCGATGCCATAGCGCTCGGCCAGGCTGAAGACGTCGCGGAAGAGCGGGTCGTTGGTCTTGGGATCGCGAGCTTCGAGGAACGCACCGATGACCTCGTCGGTCACGCGGCCGGCGGCCGACGAACCCGGCAGGGCGGGCGTATTCAGGTAGATGGAGCCGGCGAGCTGGCCGAACGGGCTGAATGCCGCGCTCTTCGACCAGTCGCAGCCCACCTGGCCCTCGACCGATCGCGGCGTTCGCATCCCCTCGCCGCTCCCCGTGTGCTTGGCCACCCAGCGCCTCAAGCGGTCGGCGATCCGGCTCGCCCGGTATCGGAACCTTGTGCCGTAGAGCAGGCCCTTCTGCAGGCCCGCCTTGCGCAAGAGTCCGTTGACATTGACCAGCGACCGGCAGGGGCCGAAGCCGTGGTCCGAGACCGCAACAACGGCGGCGTCTCGGCGAGCGGCCAGGTCGAGCAGCCGGCCCACGGCCGCGTCGAGCGCCATCAGGCACCCCTCAACCTCGGCGTTCCAACCCGTCCGGCGCAGGCCGGTGTCGTCGACGTCAAGCTCGGGCCAGAGCCTGTGCTGCAAGCTGTCCAGGTTGTGGAAGTGGACCATCATCGCCGACCAGTCGACCCGCGCATCGGCCCGCTCGGCCGCGGCGGCCTGCGCCTCGAAGATGGTCCGATTCCTCGCGGCCAGCGGGCGCAATTCTTCGAGCGTCCGGGGCCTGGTCTTCCAGACGATCTTGTTGGTGTAGTCGGGGACGTGCTCGGCCAGGTCGGCCCTGAAGTCGGGGCAGCCGGCGAAGGCCCAGTCCAGACTCGGCGCGTCGGAGCCCGCCACCACGATCCCGCGCACTCCCGGCGGCGGGTAGGTCATCGGCAGGTTCATGCTGACGATGTCGCGGCCGGCCGCGTCCAGAGCATGCCAGAGCGTCGGCACCTTCACCCGGCCCGCGTGGTTGGGCCTCACGGTGCGATCGGATGGCTCGATGTAGTTGAATTCGTGGATCCCATGCGTCGCCGGCAGGCAGCCGGTCGAGAATGAGGTCCAGGCGACCGGCGTCACCATTGGGTCCGACGAGCGGAGCGTCCCGGTGGCGCTCCGGCGCCAGAGCGAGGCCAGATGCGGCATCAGGCCGCGGTCGAACAGCGGCCCGAAGGCCGCCATGGTCCCGCCGTCCAGGCCGAGCACGAGCACACGATCAACGGATGCCGACATGGGTTGGCCTTGGCAGGACCGGCCCCGGTTGCCGCCTTTCGCCCCGAACCCCGGCGCGAGCGCCGTGCTTCGGGGCCGCCGCCCTCCGTGGCGGTCGGGGCATCCTGGAGCGCCAAAACGAGGGAGATTGGCGCGCCGGCTCCCGGGATGGCGGGACCGTAACCGGACTTCCACGATCGGTCAATCCCGACACTCGCCACCCGCGCAATCCGGAAATTCCTCAGAAACCTCAGACTTCGATTCAAGTCGATCCGGCCGGACCGCCGATATTCAGCGTTGTCGACGGCGTGTGCCCAGTGCCGCTCCGTCTCCCCCAAGGCCCCGGACGCCTCCTCGTCCGGCCAATGTACCCGAGGGTGTTGCACGATGACCGCACGGACGCGGAACCGATCGCCCCTCGCACGGACCCTCGCCGCCGGGCTCGTCCTTTGCGCCGCGGGGCTCGAAGGGTGCGGGCTGACCAGCAAGCACGCCGCACGCAAGATCGAGCAGCGAGGGGAGTTCGACCTCAACCAGCCCCGAGAGCTACAGATGGTCTCGCTCCCCCCCTATGTGGTCGAGCCCCCCGACGAGATCGAGGTCATCGCCAAGCCCGCCTCGCTCGACCTGCCCAATACCACGGCCATCGTCCGCCAGGACGGCGTCATCGACCTCGGATTCCACGGCGACGTCTACGTCTCGGGGCTCACCTTGAGGCAGGTCGAAGAGAAAATCGCCGACCTCCTCCGCTCCGAGGCCGCCCAGCTCAACATCGCCGACCCCGTCGAGGTCTCCGTCCGGCTCGTCAACGGCAGCCAGAGCAAGACCTACTACGTCCTTGGGGCCGTCACCTCGCAGGGCAAGTTTCCCATCACCGGCAGCGAGACCGTCCTTGACGCCATCCTCCAGGCCGGGCTACGTACGAACAGCATGCCCGAGAAGGCCTACGTCACCCGCCCGCATCCCACGGGCGGCAAGGACCTGATCCTCAAGATCGACTGGGAAGGGATCCGCGAGCGCGGGGACACCACCACCAATTACCAGATCTTCCCGGGCGACCGCATCAACGTCCCCGGAGGAAAGCCCCCCGGGCTCCTCAGCAGCCTTATCGGCGGCTGAGACCGGGGATGCTCCGATTCAGGCCCAGGCGGTTCTCGCCCGGTTAGCCCGCGAGAAAAGGGGACACACTTCGGTGCCGGAGTGTCGGCCGTCCCCATGATCTCGACGGGCACTCCAGCCAGTGTCAGGCCTGGTCGCGGACTGTTTTGGCCAGCGGAGACGAGTCGAACTTCTCCAGAAGCTCGGCCACGTCGCGATAGACTTCCTTGCAGCCGGCCCGCCGCAGGTCGGCCTCCTTGAAGCCCCCGCTCAGCACGCCGATCGAGACGATCCCGGCCCTCTTCGCCGCCTCCGCGTCGTACGGGGTGTCGCCGATCACGATGGCCTCGCTCGGGTCGAGGCCGCCGCCACGCTCGAGCGCCGCGTTGAAGATGTCCGGGCTCGGCTTCGACTCCTCGGCGTCGGCCGACGAGGTCGACGCGTCCACCAGGTCCTCGATCCCGGCGATCTCCTCATACTTCTCCAGCTCCGACTCGGTCGCGGAACTGGCCAGCACGATCGTGAGCCCTTCAGCTGCAATCCGTTCGAATAGCTCGCGGACCTTCGGGAACGGCTTGATCTTCGGCAGATATTCCGTCTTGAGCAGCTCCGAACGCTCCTTCTCGATCGCCTCGCCGGCGTACTCGACCATGTCTTCAGACAGAAAGACCGGCATCAGCTGGTCGCCACCCTTGCCGATCTGTGCCCGAATCTTCTCGACCCGGACCTCGTAACCGTACTTGGCGAAAATCTGCTGCCATGCCTGGGCATGGAAATCGACCGAATCGATGAGCGTCCCGTCGACGTCGAAAATGACGGCCTTGATCACGGCGCAATCTCCCCCACCCAAGCCACCGCCACCGAGGCCACTCCCCAGCCCGCGCGACCCGGACGACCATTCTCCCAGCGAACCGGGCGCCGACACCACCCCGACTTGCTCGCTCCTCCTCCTTGCGTCGCGCTCGAACCAGTTGTCCAGGTAATAGTGCCGCCCCCGCGACCACTCCCAGGCACTCGCCGCCAGGTACGCCGGCAGGAACAGGACTCCCCATCGCTCCACCTGCCGTACATGCACCATCTCATGCGCCCGCAGCAGATCCAGGTCTTCCGAGCACCGGCCGATGACCACATGCCCCAGCGTCATCGCCCCGAACCCCGCCCGCCTCGCCAGCCAGGTCGAGAATCCGCCATGAAACTCGACGATCCCCTGATGCCGTCTGCCCCGCCCCCCCGTCGCCAGCGTCAGCGCTCCCGCCAGAACGCCCACTGCCGTCGTGGGAGCCGCCCAACCATAAGCCGCCACACGCCTCACACGAATCCTCGCCATGACTTCGCCCCCTATCGGCAAAATCATCGGGGCCCGCATGACCCGGGTCAACCATCGCCGGAACACCGGATCGACCGGGCGGATGGCCAGGCGATCCGCCGGTGAATCACAGGCCCTCATCGGCGGCATCTCGATCTCCTCCTCCCTTCATTTTCTCGCACGCGTCATCCGGGCAATTCCCCCGGGAAACGGAGACCTCGGATCGCCCGAGTTCGAAATCCTCGAACTCTGAGCACGCTCAGAACCAGATCCATTTGTAGGGCGGAGAGGTAACCTTCGACTTGTTCCTATTAATCCTATCGACTTTCAAATAAATCGCATCTCAGACGCTTCTGCGAGTCTTGATTAATTCGATCGACTTAAGTACAAATCGTCCATAGAGCCTCCTCGGTCCTCGCGGACCATCGGTGTGTCGCTCGAATTCACCGTCATCCGGACCTCCCTCGACGGCGAGCCTCCCTCCGTCGGTTTTCCCGTTGCTATGGGCTGAAACCGTCCCGCGCCCGCCCCCGCAAGGCGGCCATGGCGGCTCCACGCGCACGTGGATCTCGATCAGTGCCGGGACAGCGGCCACTTTCCCCCCAGGAGTTCGATGAAGACCATGCAACGACGATCACGCCCTGGTTTCACGCTCATCGAATTGCTCGTGGTGATCTCGATCATCGCCGTGTTGATCGCGCTCCTGTTGCCCGCCGTGCAGTCGGCCCGCGAGGCTGCCCGGCGCATCCAGTGCGTGAACAACTTGAAGCAGATGGGCCTGGCGCTGCACAACTATGAGAGCGCCCTCGGGTCCTTCCCGCCCGCGGGCCTGCCCGTCAGCTCTGGCGTCAATCCCGCGGCGACCCTGAACAACGCCAGCTACAGCGCACAGGCCCGCCTGCTCCAGTTCATCGAGCAGGGCAGCCTCTACAACGCGATGAACTTCAGCTACGGCTGCTTCAATTCCATCGACAGCTACGGCAACGCGGCCAACTCGACGGCCACGGACACGCGGCTCTCCTTCTTCCTCTGCCCGTCGGACACGCCGCCGTCGTTCAACGTGATCCGCATCCTGGGCCAGAGCTTCAAGGCCCCTGGGGTGAACTACTTCACGTCAACCGGCTCGACCCTGGAGCACGACGGCACGCAGACCGGCGGGCCTCCCAACGGGGTCTTCAGGTACGGGAGCGTGGTCCGGATCGCCGACATCACCGACGGCACGAGCAACACCATCGCCTTCGGCGAGTGGAAGGTCGGCTCGGGAAATCCGAACAAGCGCACGATCCCCTCGGACATCGTCTGGCTGACGAAGTATCCCGACGGCGTGACCCGCAACACGCAGTCCATGAATCTCCCCCAGGCGAACAACAACAACGCACTGCTCAACTGGCTCGAAGAATGCGCCTCGCGCTCTGAGGTCGGCTCGAACACCCGCAATAACGGTAGTGTCTATCTCGGCCAGGCCTGGGCGTTCAACCTGCCGGCCTACAGCATCGGCAACACGGTCGTGCCCCCCAACGGGAAGTATCCCACGTGCATGGTCATGAAGCCGGGCACTCAGAACTCGCCGGGTGCCTACGGCCTGGCCAGCAACCACCCGGGAGGCGCCAACGTCGTCCTCACCGACGGCTCGGTCCGGTTTCTCAAAGAGACCGTCGCCTTCCAGCCGTTCTGGGCCCTCGGCTCTCGCAACGGCGGCGAGATCATCTCCGCCGACTCCTTCTGATCGGATCGACCTCGTCATTCCGTCGAGGGCCTGATTCCCCCCGGGCCCTCGACGGATGCCTTGATGGAGAGCCCTTTGCGCACGACCATGCTCCTCGGCCTCTCGGCCCTCTCGCTGGCCTTCGGCCTCCCGGCAGCTCGCGCCGCCGAGGTCAAGAAGCCCCTGAATGTGCTCTTCATACTCTCCGACGACCTCAGGCCCGAGCTCGGCACCTATGGGCATCCCGTCGTCAAGACGCCGAACATCGACGCCCTGGCGGCCTCGGGCGTCCGATTCGACCGGGCCTATTGCCAGTACCCGCTCTGCAACCCGTCACGCACCAGCATGCTCAACGGCCGCTACCCGGTGACCACCGGCGTCGTCGGCAACCGATCCTGGGTCGGCAAGGACCACCCCGAATTCGTCAGCCTGCCCAAATATTTCAAGCAGCAAGGCTACACGACGCTGCGTAGCGGCAAGGTGTTCCACGGCGGAATCGACGACTACGAGGCCTGGACCGAAGGGGGCGACCCCAAGACCACGCCGGGCGTCGACCGCGGCGGCCCGCAGGCCGCGAATCCCCCCGCCGAGACCTCCAAGTCCCAGATTCGCGAGGCGGCGAAGGCCTCGGACCAGCGTCGCGATCGGCGGTCGGACTCGATCATCGTCATCCCCGGCGACGGCGACGATGTCGGCGACGGCCGGGTCGCGAACCGGGCGATCCAGATGCTCGGGGAGAACAAGGACGGGCCCTTCTTCCTGGCCTGCGGCTTCTCCAAGCCACACAGCCCGCCCGAGGCGCCCCAACGATTCTTCGACCTGTACAGCACGGATCAGGTCGTGTTGCCGCCCGACTTCGCGTCCAGGCCAACCCCGCCGCCCGGCATCCCCGCCGCCTCGGTTCGTGCCAATTCCGACCTGTTCATCGGTCGCGATGCGAGCGAGCAGGAGGCCCGCGAGGTGACCCGCGCCTACTGGGCCTCGCTGAGCTGGATGGACTACAACGTCGGCCGGGTCATCGCCGAACTCGACCGCCTGGGCCTGCGCGAGAACACGGTCATCGTCTTCTGGGGCGACCACGGCTACCACCTCGGCGAGAAAGGCCGATGGTCCAAGGCCGGCTCCCTGTTCGAGACCGGGGCCCGCATCCCCTTCATCGTCGTCGCCCCCGGGGCCGCCGGAAATGGCCGGCCCGCGCCGAGAGTCGTCCAGGCGCTCGACATCTACCCGACCCTCGTCGACCTGGCCGGCCTTCCCCCCGTCGAGGGCCTCCAGGGCCGGAGCCTGACCCCGCTCCTCGCCAATCCGAACACCGCCTGGGACCACCCCGCCTACACCGTCTGGGCCGAAACCGGGGTCATCAACGGCGCCACCGTCCGCAACGAGCGCTACCGCTACGCCGAGTGGACCGGCCCCAAGGGAGGCCCGATCCTCTTCGACCTCGCCAACGACCCCCACGAGCTGAAGAACCTGGCCGACGACCCCGCCCACGCCGAGGTGCGCAAGGAGCTGAGCCAACTCCTCCACGAGCATCTGAAACTCGGCAAGAAGTAACTCCTTCGCGGGCTGTCGTCGCCGAACAAATCATGAGCCCCGACACCCGCGAACGTCTCGCGAGTGCCGGGGCTTTCGCGTCCGACCTGGCTGTGAACATGTCGTCGCGAGATCGAAGCAGCCCGCCCATTTCGGATGAATTTGGAAAAATGACCAAAAAGTAGGGAGAGAGCTCCTCGAAATTAGGACTATCTCAATGGATCCTTTCGTCGACGCGCATCGATCGGCCAGATTTCCAAGCAAGGCCATCGACCGCGTTCGAGTTTCTCCCTCCGGGAACGACGAGAGTGCTGGCAGACTCGGCCCGGGTTTCGAGGAGAACCGCCGAATTCGGGGCGTCAGCCGAACACACCAAGATTCGACGAGATGTTCACGAAGCTGTACGGCCCGGATAACCCTAAACCACTACTTAAAAACGATTTACGAATGTCTAACGGGCGATTTCTCGAATCTGGTTCCGATCCGCATTGCCGGACAATTGCCGTCAAGCGACGCCCTGCGATGGGTGAAAGTGGCTTCGTTCGGCGCGACCTTTTGCATCACGAAACGAACCCGGGACGCCTTTTGGGGGCATCGCGGTCCGATTTACGAAACGCGGCATACGGGCTAGAGTGGGCCCGGCGTCGAGGGAGCGACGGAGCGACCCGGACTCGCCTTGGCACGGAGGGCGTGGAGGCCCGCACCTTGGATTTCAACCTGAGCGACAGCCAGACGACCTGGCAAAATGCGGCGATCGCGTTCGCCCGCGAGCACCTCAATGATGACCTGGCCGGCCGCGACGAACGCCGGGAATTCTGGCGCGAGGGGTGGCGGCTCTGCGGCGAGTTTGGCCTGCAAGGGCTGCCGATCCCCGAAGAATACGGCGGTAAGGGGCTGGGGCTGCCCGAGACGATCGCGGCGATGGAAGGGATGGGCTATGCCTGCCCCGATTCGGGCCTGATCTTCGGCATCAACGCGACGTTGTGGACGGTCTCGATCCCCATCCTCAAGTATGGGACCGAAGATCAGAAACGCCGATGGCTGCCCAGCTTGTGTCAAGGAAAGCTGGTCGGTGCCAACGGGGCCAGCGAGCCCGAGGCGGGGTCGGACATCTTCTCGATGCAGGCCTCGGCCGCCAAGGTCGACGGCGGCTGGGTGTTGAACGGCCGCAAGACCTGGATCACCGCCGGGCCGGTCGCCGACGTCTTCGTCTGCTATGCCACCACCGACCCGTCGAAGGGAATCCTGGGGGTCACCGCGTTCATCGTGCCGGCCGACACCCCCGGATTCCGGGTGGTCCGCGAGATCTTCAAGATGGGCGTCCGCACGGTGCCGATGGGCGAGGTGGCGATGGAAGACTGCCGCCTGCCCGATGACGCCCTGCTCGGGCGGGTCGGCCGCGGCGCCGAGGTCTTCAACGTGTCGATGGAGTGGGAGCGGGGGTCGATCCTGGCCGCCTCGCTGGGGACGATGAAGCGGCAGTTGGAACAGTGTGTGGCCCACGCCCGCAAGCGGAAGCAGTTCGGCAAGGCGATCGGCAAGTTCCAGGCGGTCTCGCACCGGATCGTCGATATGGCCGTGCGGCTGGAGACGTCCCGCCACCTGGTCTACAAGATCGGCTGGCTGAAGGAGCAGGGGAAGGACGCCACGACCGAGGCGGCGATGGCCAAGCTCTATGTCTCGGAGAGCTACGTCCAAAACAGCCTGGAGGCGGTCCAGACCTTCGGCGCGGCCGGATACGTGGCAGAGACGGGGTTGGAGCGGATCTTGAGGGACAGCGTGGGCAGCCTGATCTACTCGGGCACCAACGACATCCAGCGCAACATCGTGGCTCAGAGGCTCGGTCTATGAAGAACTGCGGGGGCGACGACGACCGGCCTCTGGCATGGCGGTCCCGGCTCGTGTATCTAGGATCGGCCAACCCGATCCTACCCAGCCCACACCGTCGTGCCGGCCAATCCGATCGGTCGAGACCCACCCTCCCGGGGAGAGCCTGCGCATGAATCCGCGGAAGTTGTTTGTCGCCAGTTGCACGGCCCTGATCGCCTCGGCCTTCTCGTTCATCATCCGTCAGGACTTGCTGGCGACCTGGGGCCAGACGCTGGACATCTCGACCACCCGACTCGGCCAGATCGGCGGCTCGGCCTTCTTCGGCATGGCCATCGCGATGCTGATCGGGGCGCCGATTTGCGACCGGCTGGGCATGAAGCTGATGCTCGGCCTGGCATTCCTCTGCCACCTGGTCGGGACCTTGGGCACGATCGCCATCCCGTTCCTTGGCTTGAAGGGCGACCAGGCGTATACCACGCTCCTGACCTTCACCTTCCTCGTCGGTGCGGCCAACGGCCTGATCGAGATCGGCATCAACCCGCTTGCCGCCACGCTCTACCCCACCCGCAAGACGCACATGCTGAACATCCTGCACGCCTGGTGGCCGGGCGGGATGATCCTGGGCGGCTTGCTGTCGCTGGGCATCGCCTATGTGGTCAAATCAGACGCCACCTACAATCTGGCCGGGATCACGTTCCTGGGCTGGCAGTTCAAGATGGCCCTGATCCTGCTGCCGCTGCTGGTGTACGGCATCTTGTTCGTCACCCAGGAGTTCCCGGTCACCGAGCGGGTGGCGTCTGGCGTCTCGTCCGCCGAGATGTTCAAGGAAGCTGCCCGGCCGCTGTTCCTGCTCTGGGCTTTCTGCATGCTGCTGACCTCGGCTACCGAGCTGGCCCCACAGAGCATGCAGGGCCTCGTCCTGGGCAAGACGGCCGGGATGAGCGGCACCATGATCCTGATCTATACCAGCTCCATCATGTTCGTGATGAGGCACTTCGCCGGCAATCTTGCCCACGCGCTCTCCCCCATCGGCATGCTGACCATCTCGGCCGCGCTGGCGGGCATCGGCCTGTTCTCGCTGTCTTGGGCCTATGACGCGACCACGGCCGTCGCCGCCGCCACGGTCTTCGGCGTGGGGATCGCCTACTTCTGGCCGACCATGCTTGGTGTCACCGCCGAGCGGTTCCCCAAGGGGGGCGCGTTCCTGCTGGGCCTGATGGGCTGCATCGGCAACCTGGCCGTCGGCGGGGCCCAGTCCACCATGGGCACGATCAACGACGGCGTCACCTTCAGCTCGATGGACCCCAGCCTCAAGGCCAAGGTGGTCGACGAGTTCCAGGTGATCCAGGACTCCAAGGTCCTGGCCCTGCCGGCCGAGGAACAAGTGGCCGTGCAGGCCGCCCAGGCGGAGGGGGCCAAGTGGTCCTTCCGTTACGTTTCCTTCCTGCCGGCCATCCTGGTCGTGATCTTCGGCGGCATCGCCCTGTATGATCGTTCTCGCGGTGGCTATAAAGCCGAGGAGCTCCCCGCCGCGACCCTGGCCACAGACTACTGACGGCGGGGCCCGACACTCCAATGACCCACGCCCGGCCGGACCGGATGAGAACCGGCCGGGCGCCGAGACACCCAACCGTGCACCCGAAGACGCCCCCCACTCAGGCCCCGACCGCCGACGCCCCCGCCGCCCCGGCCCTCGACCCGTTCGACAAGAACGCACCGCCGCCCAGGCGCGACTGGCGATATGGGCTGGCGCCCTCTTATATCGGCACCTTCTTCTGGGTCGTCTTCTACGAGCAGATGGCCGTGCACACGCTGATGGTAGGCGGCCTGGCCTGGACGGTCGCCGGCGTGGCGGCGGGCGCAGCGCTCGCCCGCTGGCTGCTCTATCTGGCCCCCGCGCTCTGGG
It encodes:
- a CDS encoding MFS transporter, which produces MNPRKLFVASCTALIASAFSFIIRQDLLATWGQTLDISTTRLGQIGGSAFFGMAIAMLIGAPICDRLGMKLMLGLAFLCHLVGTLGTIAIPFLGLKGDQAYTTLLTFTFLVGAANGLIEIGINPLAATLYPTRKTHMLNILHAWWPGGMILGGLLSLGIAYVVKSDATYNLAGITFLGWQFKMALILLPLLVYGILFVTQEFPVTERVASGVSSAEMFKEAARPLFLLWAFCMLLTSATELAPQSMQGLVLGKTAGMSGTMILIYTSSIMFVMRHFAGNLAHALSPIGMLTISAALAGIGLFSLSWAYDATTAVAAATVFGVGIAYFWPTMLGVTAERFPKGGAFLLGLMGCIGNLAVGGAQSTMGTINDGVTFSSMDPSLKAKVVDEFQVIQDSKVLALPAEEQVAVQAAQAEGAKWSFRYVSFLPAILVVIFGGIALYDRSRGGYKAEELPAATLATDY